The following coding sequences are from one Thermoplasmata archaeon window:
- a CDS encoding L-threonylcarbamoyladenylate synthase, producing the protein MGCRRIEVVELAAEIIRSGGLVVYPTDTLYGLGADALSSRAIGKVYEAKERPPDVPLPVAVSDVEMMGRVAALTPWMTRVVEMVLPRPVTFLLQKKKRVPAMLTAGSSKIGVRIPNHMFALALLARTGPITTTSANLHEGHPPRTARSAIRQLGEAVDLYVDCGRTSFGGPSTVIDISEGPEAVEVVRKGVVSPEELLRLIEAVEMDRSE; encoded by the coding sequence ATGGGGTGCCGCAGAATAGAGGTGGTGGAGCTTGCTGCCGAGATTATAAGGAGCGGCGGACTAGTGGTCTACCCCACAGACACCCTGTATGGTCTCGGTGCGGATGCCCTTAGCAGCAGGGCGATAGGAAAGGTGTATGAGGCGAAGGAGAGGCCCCCAGACGTACCCCTGCCTGTGGCGGTTTCGGATGTGGAAATGATGGGGAGGGTGGCTGCCCTAACGCCCTGGATGACAAGGGTGGTCGAGATGGTTCTGCCGAGGCCCGTGACCTTCCTGCTACAAAAAAAAAAGAGGGTCCCGGCCATGCTGACCGCTGGCAGTTCTAAAATCGGCGTCAGAATTCCCAACCACATGTTCGCGCTGGCCCTGCTCGCAAGGACGGGGCCGATTACCACCACGAGCGCCAATCTACATGAGGGTCACCCGCCCCGCACGGCCCGCTCCGCTATTCGGCAGTTGGGGGAGGCCGTGGACCTTTACGTCGACTGCGGACGAACCTCTTTCGGAGGTCCCTCTACCGTAATAGACATCTCCGAGGGACCAGAGGCGGTGGAGGTCGTGAGAAAGGGCGTGGTAAGCCCCGAGGAACTATTGCGGCTCATAGAGGCAGTGGAAATGGACCGAAGTGAGTGA
- the map gene encoding type II methionyl aminopeptidase: protein MRLSDEVLEKYKLAGRIAREARDYGLGLIKEGASMLEVVNTIEALIISKGAKPAFPVNIAVNDVAAHFTPRHDEVSLVFKKGDVVKLDVGVHVDGYIGDTARTVEVGTDNWRDLRRAAEEALRTAIEMLRPGVDLSLVGATVEETISSRGFKAIENLTGHSLERNVLHAGISVPNVRDRGAGIVREGDVLAVEPFATNGLGRVDGRKNSSIYRFQRRRFTRGSEARTLLREIELNFSNLPFSERWCVRYVPNPVEALDALVRAGAISFYPTLREVDGGMVTQAEDTVIVCSDATIVTT from the coding sequence ATGCGCCTGAGCGATGAGGTGCTAGAAAAGTACAAACTCGCTGGTAGAATAGCGCGAGAGGCGAGAGATTACGGGCTGGGGCTCATCAAAGAGGGCGCCTCCATGCTTGAGGTCGTCAACACAATCGAGGCCCTCATAATCTCAAAAGGCGCCAAGCCGGCATTTCCCGTGAACATCGCGGTCAACGACGTCGCGGCCCACTTCACCCCCCGCCACGACGAGGTCTCGCTTGTCTTTAAAAAGGGCGACGTGGTGAAGCTCGATGTTGGAGTGCATGTGGATGGCTACATAGGTGACACAGCCAGAACCGTGGAGGTGGGCACCGACAACTGGCGAGACCTGAGGAGGGCCGCGGAGGAGGCCCTCCGGACCGCGATAGAGATGCTCAGGCCGGGCGTGGACCTGAGCCTCGTGGGGGCAACGGTGGAGGAGACTATTTCCTCTAGGGGGTTCAAAGCCATCGAGAACCTGACGGGTCATAGTCTCGAAAGGAACGTGCTGCATGCGGGCATAAGCGTGCCGAACGTTAGGGACCGGGGGGCCGGTATAGTCAGGGAGGGCGATGTGCTGGCGGTAGAGCCCTTCGCCACGAACGGCCTAGGCAGGGTTGATGGGAGGAAGAACAGCAGTATTTATAGATTCCAGAGAAGGAGATTCACGCGTGGGTCGGAGGCCAGGACTCTCCTCAGGGAAATCGAGCTCAACTTCAGCAACTTGCCGTTCAGCGAGAGATGGTGTGTCCGGTACGTCCCAAACCCGGTAGAGGCGCTGGATGCTTTGGTCAGGGCAGGTGCCATTTCTTTCTACCCGACGCTACGTGAGGTAGACGGCGGCATGGTGACGCAGGCTGAGGACACAGTGATCGTCTGTTCCGACGCAACTATAGTGACAACTTGA
- a CDS encoding NEW3 domain-containing protein has translation MVLILSAALAGVRGAPHFPRHAAPTQSNEPQDSPGRQAVWDDRLFLRSGGTGNPEYLCTTSGTNSVIGTLPMEFSLRAPLESNLGVAGKDMIQGGKGFWLQFQLTSLVPQNTITITISSDNTTVATADIQVSFTTALRRWDVPFVMGESCIFPAGSVIRLRIAASSAAPTTITFNNDQSYLLLSMTNPPIEPSVSTAYAPGKPTTEFHPNWPENVRKMMVEGDIASAFGPSDIRRVNVSIRNPSGEVVSNGTAQLSGRRYYFNWSYPANQIPGNYNVTAIVEDQQGHLFNASTIVTMLRYAVYITSPSADADGVVKGAASPPRGGSNAKDAVYALNIINTGYSASSMTVRVSSEPPPGWRAGLSPQNVASLDPGASANVTLTVSAGEEVEFGTRAVIYIEAIADADTKTPKASWTIQTVTNATMSRNFELSIVGSSENWVDVGQTASYQILVQNKGVLDMNLSFSISGTPVGWSHRFDAPLRVYLDTAGLSQKTFTLEVTAPPEEVADISRVAQVTVTAQAIEDPSLEKAVTTVTRLITILGLSVEPTVALSDPSVLGGRVDFRATVSNLDPVNSHQIRITATPPEDWPASSIRFEPRETVLNAGGSTTLTVSVTPPAGTVASEESGYQILLRAEPADQPTRTNTTSLIVKVKQKYEISIEASTNSIEVSPGQKRALTLTLKNLGNGNDSVILYVAAGVPQDWEVHINDVLSPPSSLTLQLSPGGRVGDTQTVNVTIKPSSGSKHATKVNITIAARSPKAPERTVSITADVQVNLWTMLLAALNDSLFIIALCGFVCFVWLLVRRVVARGKSKRPAT, from the coding sequence ATGGTGCTCATTCTCTCAGCAGCCCTCGCGGGCGTGAGGGGCGCCCCCCATTTCCCACGCCATGCGGCTCCTACTCAATCAAATGAGCCACAAGACTCGCCGGGCCGCCAGGCTGTCTGGGACGATAGGCTCTTTCTCCGCTCCGGCGGGACTGGTAATCCAGAGTACCTCTGCACAACCTCCGGCACCAACTCCGTTATAGGGACCCTGCCCATGGAGTTCTCATTGAGGGCCCCCCTCGAGTCGAACCTCGGAGTGGCGGGCAAGGACATGATTCAGGGTGGGAAGGGCTTCTGGCTCCAGTTCCAGCTAACCAGCCTAGTCCCCCAGAACACCATCACCATCACAATTTCCAGCGACAATACAACAGTAGCCACAGCAGACATACAGGTCTCATTCACCACCGCTCTGAGAAGATGGGACGTTCCCTTCGTGATGGGTGAATCCTGCATCTTCCCGGCCGGGAGCGTGATCCGGCTGAGGATAGCGGCTTCTTCTGCCGCGCCGACCACAATTACTTTCAACAACGACCAGTCCTACCTCCTCCTCTCCATGACCAATCCACCAATAGAGCCGTCAGTTTCCACAGCCTACGCTCCGGGCAAGCCGACCACGGAGTTCCACCCCAACTGGCCAGAAAACGTCAGGAAGATGATGGTCGAGGGGGACATCGCTAGCGCTTTCGGCCCCTCTGACATAAGAAGGGTGAATGTGTCGATTCGGAACCCCTCCGGCGAGGTTGTTAGCAATGGCACCGCCCAACTCAGTGGGAGGCGCTACTACTTTAATTGGAGCTATCCAGCCAACCAGATTCCCGGAAACTACAACGTGACGGCGATTGTCGAGGACCAGCAGGGCCATTTATTTAATGCCTCCACTATCGTGACAATGCTCAGGTACGCTGTCTATATAACCTCTCCCTCCGCGGACGCGGATGGAGTAGTCAAGGGAGCCGCCTCTCCCCCCCGCGGCGGGAGCAACGCCAAGGACGCCGTCTATGCGCTCAATATTATTAACACGGGCTACTCCGCTAGCTCCATGACCGTGCGCGTATCCTCCGAGCCGCCGCCTGGCTGGAGGGCCGGGCTCTCGCCCCAGAATGTGGCTTCTTTGGACCCGGGCGCATCGGCCAACGTCACCCTGACAGTTTCTGCAGGAGAGGAGGTCGAGTTCGGGACGAGGGCGGTGATATATATAGAAGCGATCGCGGACGCAGACACCAAGACCCCGAAGGCGTCCTGGACCATCCAGACCGTTACCAACGCGACAATGTCCCGGAATTTCGAACTCTCAATCGTCGGGTCATCGGAGAATTGGGTCGACGTCGGCCAGACTGCCAGCTACCAGATTTTAGTCCAAAACAAGGGAGTCCTGGATATGAACTTGAGCTTCTCCATCTCGGGAACCCCTGTGGGCTGGTCTCACCGGTTCGACGCTCCTTTGAGGGTCTATCTCGACACTGCGGGCCTGTCTCAAAAGACTTTCACCCTTGAGGTCACGGCCCCGCCCGAGGAAGTGGCTGACATCAGCCGCGTCGCCCAGGTCACCGTCACTGCTCAAGCAATAGAGGACCCCTCGCTCGAAAAGGCTGTGACGACCGTTACCCGCTTGATCACGATCCTGGGCCTCAGCGTCGAGCCCACAGTCGCCCTCAGCGACCCCTCCGTTCTCGGTGGGAGGGTCGACTTCCGGGCCACGGTCAGCAACCTGGACCCAGTCAACTCCCACCAAATCAGAATTACCGCCACCCCGCCCGAGGACTGGCCTGCATCATCCATCAGGTTTGAGCCCCGGGAGACGGTGCTTAACGCAGGTGGCAGCACCACGCTCACAGTGAGCGTGACACCTCCGGCGGGAACGGTTGCGAGCGAGGAGTCTGGCTACCAGATTCTTCTCAGGGCGGAGCCCGCGGACCAGCCCACTAGGACCAATACAACTTCGCTCATTGTCAAAGTGAAGCAGAAGTACGAGATTTCGATAGAGGCTTCCACGAACTCCATCGAGGTGAGCCCTGGCCAGAAGAGAGCCCTGACCCTCACTCTCAAGAACCTGGGCAACGGGAACGACAGCGTCATCCTTTACGTGGCCGCCGGGGTACCACAGGACTGGGAGGTCCACATCAACGACGTCCTGTCTCCCCCCAGCTCGCTGACGCTCCAGCTCAGCCCGGGGGGCCGAGTGGGGGACACCCAGACAGTTAACGTGACCATCAAACCCTCGAGCGGGAGCAAGCACGCGACCAAAGTCAACATCACAATCGCTGCGAGGTCTCCCAAGGCGCCGGAGAGGACCGTGAGCATTACGGCCGACGTTCAGGTCAACCTGTGGACGATGTTACTTGCGGCCCTGAACGACAGCCTCTTCATCATCGCCCTCTGCGGGTTTGTATGTTTTGTGTGGCTTCTGGTAAGGAGGGTTGTGGCGCGGGGCAAGAGCAAGCGGCCTGCGACCTGA